The Klebsiella sp. RIT-PI-d genome includes a region encoding these proteins:
- a CDS encoding LacI family DNA-binding transcriptional regulator encodes MATMLEVAKRAGVSKATVSRVLTGNGYVSQQTKDRVYQAIEESGYRPNLLARSLANRSTQTIGLVVTNTLYHGVYFSELLFHAARMTEDKGRRLILADGKHSAQDEREAIEYLLDLRCDAVIIYPRFLSVDEMDEIIHSHSQPIMVINRRLRHNSSHCVWSDQKASSFHAISQLIAMGHRDIAFITGSLDSPTGIERLAGYKEALSQNGIAVRDALIAEGKWTPSTGASGVDTLLLRQVSFSALVASNDDMATGAIKQLHQQGIRVPEQVSVLGFDDTALAPYLIPSLSSVRLPVTEMIKETISRLIFMLDGGEFNYQQVFNGELMLRDSIIAGPCA; translated from the coding sequence ATGGCAACGATGCTGGAAGTGGCGAAGCGGGCAGGGGTGTCGAAGGCCACGGTTTCACGCGTGTTGACAGGCAATGGCTATGTCAGCCAGCAAACCAAAGATCGTGTCTATCAGGCTATTGAAGAGAGTGGCTACCGACCTAATTTGCTGGCTCGCAGCCTGGCAAACCGGTCGACGCAGACCATTGGGCTGGTAGTGACCAATACGCTTTATCACGGGGTTTATTTTAGTGAGTTGCTGTTTCACGCCGCCCGGATGACTGAAGATAAAGGCCGCAGGTTAATTCTCGCTGATGGTAAACATAGCGCTCAGGACGAGCGCGAAGCCATTGAGTATTTGCTGGATCTACGTTGCGATGCGGTCATTATTTATCCGCGCTTTTTAAGCGTGGATGAAATGGATGAAATTATTCATAGTCACAGTCAGCCGATTATGGTGATTAACCGGCGTTTGCGCCATAACAGCAGCCACTGTGTCTGGTCCGATCAAAAGGCCTCCAGCTTTCACGCTATATCGCAGCTTATCGCTATGGGGCATCGCGATATCGCGTTTATTACCGGCTCGCTGGACTCACCAACCGGGATCGAACGTCTTGCGGGGTATAAAGAGGCGCTGAGTCAGAACGGTATTGCCGTACGTGATGCGCTGATTGCGGAGGGGAAATGGACGCCGTCGACCGGCGCCTCAGGCGTCGATACGCTACTTTTACGTCAGGTGTCGTTTTCAGCGCTGGTGGCCAGCAATGACGATATGGCGACCGGGGCCATCAAGCAGCTTCACCAGCAGGGTATCCGCGTACCGGAACAGGTATCGGTGCTGGGGTTTGATGACACGGCCCTCGCGCCGTATCTGATCCCTTCCCTTTCCAGCGTCAGGCTACCGGTTACGGAGATGATTAAGGAAACCATCAGCCGCCTGATATTTATGCTCGACGGCGGCGAATTTAATTATCAGCAAGTTTTCAATGGTGAACTGATGCTGCGTGATTCGATTATTGCCGGTCCCTGCGCCTGA
- the ascF gene encoding PTS cellobiose/arbutin/salicin transporter subunit IIBC codes for MAKNYAALARSVLDALGGADNIAAVTHCMTRLRFVVKDPTQIDSATLKSLSGVLGVVRNDNQCQVIIGNTVSQAYGDVISLLPQDMQPPAPTGKPPLTLRRIGAGILDALIGTMSPLIPAIIGGSMVKLLAMILEMTGLLTKGSSTLTILTVIGDGAFFFLPLMVAASAAVKFKTNMSLAIAIAGVLVHPGFIELMAKAAQGEQVEFALIPVTAVKYTYTVIPALVMTWCLSYIERWVDRITPAVTKNFLKPMLIVLIAAPLAILLIGPVGIWIGSAISALVYTVHDYLGWLSVAIMGALWPLLVMTGMHRVFTPTIIQTIAETGKEGMVMPSEIGANLSLGGSSLAVAWKTKNPELRQTALAAAASAIMAGISEPALYGVAIRLKRPLIASLISGFICGAVAGIAGLASHSMAAPGLFTSVQFFDPANPMTLFWVFGVMALAVVLSFILTLVLGFEDIPVEAPQPEKTAASKNHIQNMDIQRGNA; via the coding sequence ATGGCAAAAAACTATGCAGCACTGGCCCGTTCGGTGCTTGATGCACTGGGCGGCGCGGATAACATCGCAGCGGTCACTCACTGCATGACGCGTCTGCGTTTTGTGGTGAAAGATCCGACTCAAATCGACAGCGCGACGCTCAAAAGCCTCAGCGGCGTCCTTGGCGTGGTGCGTAACGACAATCAGTGCCAGGTGATTATCGGCAATACCGTTTCTCAGGCCTATGGCGACGTTATCAGCCTGCTGCCGCAGGATATGCAGCCCCCGGCACCCACGGGTAAACCGCCGCTGACCCTGCGCCGCATCGGCGCGGGAATACTCGACGCGCTGATCGGCACGATGTCACCGCTGATCCCGGCGATCATCGGCGGATCGATGGTAAAACTGCTGGCGATGATCCTGGAAATGACCGGTTTACTGACCAAAGGCTCGTCAACCCTGACCATTCTGACGGTCATCGGTGACGGGGCCTTTTTCTTCCTGCCGCTGATGGTGGCCGCCTCGGCAGCAGTCAAGTTCAAAACGAATATGTCGCTGGCGATTGCTATTGCCGGGGTGCTGGTACATCCGGGCTTTATCGAATTAATGGCAAAAGCGGCGCAGGGTGAACAGGTTGAATTTGCGCTGATCCCGGTAACGGCGGTGAAATACACCTATACGGTGATCCCGGCGCTGGTAATGACCTGGTGCCTGTCGTATATCGAACGCTGGGTCGATCGCATCACGCCTGCGGTGACTAAAAACTTCCTCAAACCGATGTTGATCGTCCTGATTGCCGCCCCGCTGGCTATTCTGCTCATCGGCCCGGTGGGCATCTGGATCGGTAGCGCCATTTCGGCGCTGGTGTACACCGTTCACGATTACCTGGGCTGGCTATCGGTAGCGATTATGGGCGCACTGTGGCCGCTACTGGTGATGACCGGCATGCACCGCGTATTTACCCCGACCATCATTCAGACGATTGCTGAAACCGGCAAAGAAGGCATGGTGATGCCATCAGAAATTGGCGCTAACCTGTCGCTCGGCGGGTCTTCGCTGGCGGTCGCATGGAAAACCAAAAACCCGGAACTGCGTCAGACGGCGCTGGCGGCGGCGGCCTCGGCCATTATGGCCGGGATTTCAGAACCGGCGCTGTACGGGGTCGCCATCCGCCTGAAACGTCCATTGATAGCCAGCCTGATCAGCGGATTTATCTGCGGGGCGGTAGCGGGGATCGCCGGGCTGGCCAGCCATTCAATGGCCGCTCCGGGACTGTTTACCAGCGTCCAGTTTTTCGATCCGGCGAACCCAATGACGCTTTTCTGGGTCTTCGGCGTTATGGCGCTGGCCGTGGTACTCTCGTTTATTCTTACCCTGGTGCTGGGCTTTGAGGATATTCCGGTTGAAGCGCCTCAGCCGGAAAAAACAGCCGCCAGTAAAAACCATATTCAAAACATGGATATTCAGCGAGGTAATGCATGA
- a CDS encoding 6-phospho-beta-glucosidase has protein sequence MSTSSFPQDFLWGGAMAANQSEGAYLEGGKGLTTVDMIPHGNNRLPVKLGQEKRFALREDEYYPSHQAIDFYHRYKEDIALMAEMGFTVFRTSIAWSRLYPNGDEPQPNQQGIAFYRAVFEECKKYNIEPLVTLCHFDVPMHLVTEYGSWRSRKMVDFFTRYARTCFEEFNGLVKYWLTFNEINIMLHSPFSGAGLVFEADDNQEQVKYQAAHHELVASALATKVAHDINPQNQVGCMLAGGNFYPYSCKPEDVWMALEKDRENLFFIDVQARGAYPAYAARVFREKGIAIVKEVGDDEILKNTVDFVSFSYYASRCASADMNAQNTNAANIVKSLRNPHIQVSEWGWGIDPLGLRITMNMMYDRYQKPLFLVENGLGAHDEFNVAGEIEDDYRISYLREHIRAMGDAIDDGIPVIGYTTWGCIDLVAASTGEMSKRYGFVWVDRDDAGNGTLDRKRKKSFWWYKKVIASNGADLT, from the coding sequence ATGAGCACATCTTCCTTCCCGCAGGATTTTTTATGGGGCGGTGCAATGGCCGCCAATCAGTCTGAAGGCGCGTATCTGGAGGGCGGCAAGGGATTGACCACCGTCGATATGATCCCGCACGGTAATAACCGCCTGCCCGTTAAGCTTGGGCAGGAGAAGCGCTTTGCCCTGCGCGAGGATGAATATTATCCGAGCCACCAGGCGATTGATTTTTACCATCGTTATAAAGAAGACATCGCCCTGATGGCGGAGATGGGATTTACCGTCTTTCGCACCTCGATTGCCTGGAGCCGCCTCTATCCCAACGGCGATGAGCCGCAGCCTAATCAACAGGGTATTGCCTTTTACCGCGCCGTTTTTGAAGAGTGTAAAAAGTACAACATTGAGCCGCTGGTGACGCTATGCCATTTTGACGTGCCAATGCATCTGGTTACGGAATACGGTTCGTGGCGCAGCCGCAAAATGGTCGACTTTTTTACCCGCTATGCGCGTACCTGCTTTGAAGAATTTAACGGGCTGGTGAAATACTGGCTGACCTTTAATGAGATTAACATCATGCTGCACAGCCCCTTTTCTGGTGCCGGGCTGGTGTTTGAAGCAGACGATAATCAGGAGCAGGTAAAATATCAGGCAGCCCATCATGAACTGGTGGCCAGCGCGCTGGCGACGAAAGTCGCTCATGACATTAATCCGCAGAATCAGGTCGGCTGTATGCTGGCGGGCGGCAATTTCTATCCTTACTCCTGCAAGCCGGAAGATGTATGGATGGCGCTGGAGAAAGACCGCGAAAATCTGTTTTTCATCGATGTCCAGGCGCGCGGCGCGTATCCCGCTTATGCCGCCCGGGTGTTTCGCGAAAAAGGCATCGCCATTGTCAAAGAAGTAGGTGACGATGAGATCCTGAAGAACACCGTAGATTTTGTGTCATTCAGCTACTATGCCTCACGCTGTGCGTCTGCTGATATGAACGCCCAAAATACTAACGCCGCGAACATCGTTAAATCCCTGCGAAATCCGCATATTCAGGTCAGCGAATGGGGCTGGGGCATTGATCCACTCGGCCTGCGCATTACCATGAATATGATGTATGACCGCTACCAGAAGCCGTTGTTTTTAGTCGAAAATGGTCTTGGCGCGCATGATGAATTTAACGTCGCAGGAGAAATAGAGGATGATTATCGCATCAGTTACCTGCGCGAACACATTCGCGCAATGGGCGATGCTATTGACGACGGTATCCCGGTCATCGGCTACACCACCTGGGGCTGCATCGATCTGGTCGCCGCGTCCACCGGTGAAATGAGCAAGCGCTACGGTTTTGTGTGGGTCGACCGCGATGATGCGGGCAACGGCACCCTGGATCGTAAAAGGAAGAAATCGTTCTGGTGGTATAAAAAAGTGATTGCCAGCAACGGGGCCGACCTGACGTAA
- the hycI gene encoding hydrogenase maturation peptidase HycI → MTDVLLCVGNSMMGDDGAGPLLAEMCAANPQGNWVVIDGGSAPENDIVAIRELRPTRLLIVDATDMGLNPGEIRIVDPDDIAEMFMMTTHNMPLNYLVDQLKDDVGEVIFLGIQPDIVGFYYPMTQPIKEAVETVYAHLADWQGEGGFARL, encoded by the coding sequence GTGACTGACGTTTTATTGTGTGTAGGCAACAGTATGATGGGTGACGACGGCGCGGGGCCGCTGCTGGCAGAAATGTGCGCCGCAAATCCGCAGGGGAACTGGGTAGTTATTGACGGCGGCAGCGCGCCCGAAAACGATATTGTCGCCATCCGCGAACTGCGCCCAACGCGTCTGCTGATTGTCGATGCCACCGATATGGGGCTAAATCCCGGTGAAATCCGCATTGTCGACCCGGATGACATCGCTGAAATGTTTATGATGACCACCCATAATATGCCGCTTAACTACCTGGTCGATCAGCTTAAAGATGACGTTGGAGAAGTGATTTTCCTCGGCATTCAGCCGGATATCGTGGGCTTTTATTATCCCATGACCCAGCCCATCAAAGAGGCGGTAGAGACCGTCTATGCGCACCTCGCCGACTGGCAGGGTGAGGGTGGCTTCGCCCGACTGTGA
- a CDS encoding formate hydrogenlyase maturation HycH family protein produces the protein MSEKVVFSQLSRKFIDENDATPAEAQQVVYYSLAIGHHLGVIDCLEAALTCPWQDYLAWIGTLETGTEARRKMEGVPKYGEIVIDFNHVQMLAHAFDNARAAQTPQQQEWSKLMLSMLHDIHQESAIYLMVRRLRD, from the coding sequence ATGAGTGAAAAGGTGGTGTTCAGTCAGCTGAGCCGTAAATTTATTGATGAGAACGATGCGACGCCCGCCGAGGCGCAGCAGGTGGTCTATTACAGCCTGGCGATTGGTCACCATCTTGGGGTGATCGACTGTCTGGAGGCGGCGCTGACCTGCCCGTGGCAAGATTATCTGGCATGGATAGGCACGCTGGAGACGGGCACCGAGGCCCGACGTAAAATGGAAGGCGTGCCAAAATACGGCGAAATCGTTATTGATTTTAACCATGTCCAGATGCTGGCGCACGCGTTTGATAACGCGCGCGCCGCGCAGACGCCACAGCAGCAAGAGTGGAGTAAACTGATGCTCAGTATGCTCCATGATATTCACCAGGAAAGCGCCATCTATCTGATGGTAAGGAGACTCCGTGACTGA
- a CDS encoding NADH-quinone oxidoreductase subunit B family protein, producing MSNLLGPRDANGIPVPMTVDESIASMKTSLLKNIKRSAYVYRVDCGGCNGCEIEIFASISPLFDAERFGIKVVPSPRHADILLFTGAVTRAMRSPALRAWQSAPDPKICISYGACGNSGGIFHDLYCVWGGTDKIVPVDVYIPGCPPTPAATLYGFAMALGLLEQKIHAREPGELDVQAAEILHPDMVQPLRVKVDREARRLAGYRYGRQIADDYLRLIGQGEQQVARWLEAEKDPRLTEIVTHLNQVVEEARIR from the coding sequence ATGAGCAATTTATTAGGTCCGCGCGATGCCAACGGCATTCCGGTGCCGATGACGGTGGACGAATCCATCGCCAGCATGAAAACCTCGCTGCTGAAAAACATCAAACGTTCAGCCTACGTTTATCGCGTGGACTGCGGCGGCTGCAACGGCTGTGAAATCGAAATTTTCGCCTCTATTTCGCCGCTGTTCGATGCTGAGCGCTTCGGAATCAAAGTGGTTCCGTCGCCGCGTCATGCGGATATTCTGCTCTTCACGGGGGCCGTGACTCGCGCTATGCGCTCCCCGGCGCTGCGCGCCTGGCAGTCTGCGCCGGACCCGAAAATCTGTATCTCTTACGGGGCCTGCGGCAATAGCGGCGGTATTTTCCACGACCTGTACTGCGTCTGGGGCGGCACCGACAAAATCGTTCCGGTTGATGTTTACATTCCGGGCTGTCCGCCAACCCCTGCGGCCACGCTGTACGGTTTTGCGATGGCGCTTGGCCTGCTGGAGCAGAAAATCCACGCCCGCGAGCCGGGTGAGCTGGACGTACAGGCGGCTGAAATTCTGCATCCCGATATGGTGCAGCCGCTGCGCGTGAAAGTCGATCGCGAAGCGCGTCGCCTGGCCGGTTACCGCTACGGTCGCCAGATTGCCGACGACTATTTGCGCCTGATAGGCCAGGGCGAGCAGCAGGTTGCGCGCTGGCTGGAGGCTGAAAAAGATCCGCGTCTGACGGAGATCGTGACCCATCTGAATCAGGTTGTTGAAGAGGCGCGTATCCGATGA
- a CDS encoding formate hydrogenlyase complex iron-sulfur subunit: MFTFIKKVIKTGTATSSYPLEPIAVDPNFRGKPEHNPQQCIGCAACVNACPSNALTVETDLATGEQAWQFNLGRCIFCARCEEVCPTAAIKLSQEYELAVWRKEDFLQQSRFALCNCRVCQRPFAVQKEIDYAIALLKHNGDSRAEHHREIFETCPDCKRQKCLVPSDRIELTRHMKEAS, translated from the coding sequence ATGTTTACCTTTATCAAAAAAGTTATTAAAACCGGCACGGCGACGTCCTCATACCCGCTGGAGCCGATTGCCGTCGATCCTAATTTTCGCGGCAAACCGGAGCACAATCCGCAGCAGTGTATCGGATGTGCGGCGTGTGTGAACGCCTGTCCGTCCAATGCGCTAACCGTTGAAACCGATCTTGCTACCGGCGAGCAGGCGTGGCAGTTCAATCTCGGGCGCTGCATTTTCTGTGCTCGCTGCGAAGAAGTGTGTCCGACAGCGGCAATTAAGCTTTCGCAGGAGTACGAGCTGGCGGTGTGGCGAAAAGAAGACTTTCTTCAGCAGTCGCGTTTTGCGCTATGCAACTGCCGGGTGTGCCAGCGGCCTTTTGCGGTGCAAAAAGAGATCGACTACGCCATTGCCCTGCTCAAACATAACGGCGACAGCCGTGCGGAACACCACCGCGAAATATTTGAGACTTGCCCGGACTGTAAGCGTCAGAAATGCCTGGTGCCGTCCGACCGCATTGAATTGACGCGTCATATGAAAGAGGCCAGTTAA
- the hycE gene encoding formate hydrogenlyase subunit HycE, with protein sequence MSEEKIGQHYLAALHQAFPGAVLDEAWQTKDQITITVKVNSLPEVVEFLYYQQGGWLSVLFGNDERPLCGNYAVYYVMSMEQGTKCWITVRVDVDANTLEFPSVTPRVPAAVWGEREVRDMYGLIPVGLPDERRLVLPDDWPDDLYPLRKDSMDYRQRPAPTTDAETYQFINELGDKKNNVVPIGPLHVTSDEPGHFRLFVDGENIIDADYRLFYVHRGMEKLAETRMGYNEVTFLSDRVCGICGFAHSTAYTTSVENAMGIVVPERAQMIRAILLEVERLHSHLLNLGLACHFTGFDSGFMQFFRVREASMKMAEILTGARKTYGMNLIGGIRRDLLKDDMIQTRLLAQQMRRDVKELVDVLLSTPNMEQRTVGVGRLDPEIARDFSNVGPMVRASGHARDTRADHPFVGYGLLPMEVHSEQGCDVISRLKVRINEVFTALNMIDYGLDNLPGGALMVDGFTYIPNRFALGFSEAPRGDDIHWSMTGDNQKLYRWRCRAATYANWPTLRYMLRGNTVSDAPLIIGSLDPCYSCTDRMTVVDVRKKKSKVVPYKELERYSIERKNSPLK encoded by the coding sequence ATGTCTGAAGAAAAAATCGGTCAACACTATCTCGCCGCACTGCATCAGGCTTTTCCGGGCGCTGTGCTGGATGAAGCGTGGCAGACGAAAGATCAAATCACAATCACCGTGAAGGTGAACTCCCTACCGGAAGTGGTGGAGTTTCTTTATTACCAACAGGGCGGCTGGCTGTCGGTCCTGTTCGGTAACGATGAACGTCCGCTGTGCGGCAATTATGCGGTTTACTACGTGATGTCGATGGAGCAGGGGACGAAGTGCTGGATAACCGTGCGCGTCGACGTCGATGCGAATACGCTGGAGTTTCCGTCCGTCACGCCGCGCGTCCCTGCGGCGGTATGGGGCGAGCGCGAAGTGCGCGACATGTATGGCCTGATCCCGGTCGGCCTGCCGGACGAGCGCCGGCTGGTGCTGCCCGACGACTGGCCGGACGATCTCTATCCGCTGCGTAAAGACAGCATGGATTATCGTCAGCGTCCCGCGCCGACTACCGACGCCGAGACCTACCAGTTCATTAACGAACTGGGCGATAAGAAAAATAACGTGGTGCCGATTGGCCCGCTGCACGTGACGTCTGATGAACCAGGCCACTTCCGCCTGTTTGTTGACGGCGAAAATATTATTGATGCTGACTATCGCCTGTTTTATGTCCATCGCGGTATGGAAAAACTGGCAGAAACCCGGATGGGTTATAACGAAGTCACCTTCCTTTCTGACCGCGTGTGTGGTATCTGCGGCTTTGCCCACAGCACGGCTTATACCACCTCTGTTGAAAACGCGATGGGAATTGTGGTGCCGGAACGCGCCCAGATGATCCGCGCCATTCTGCTGGAAGTGGAGCGTCTGCACTCGCATCTGCTGAACCTCGGCCTGGCCTGTCACTTTACCGGTTTTGACTCCGGCTTTATGCAGTTCTTCCGCGTGCGCGAAGCCTCCATGAAAATGGCGGAGATCCTGACCGGGGCGCGTAAAACCTACGGCATGAACCTGATTGGCGGCATCCGTCGCGATCTGCTGAAAGACGACATGATCCAGACCCGCCTGCTGGCGCAGCAGATGCGTCGTGACGTGAAAGAGCTGGTAGATGTTCTGCTCAGTACGCCGAATATGGAGCAGCGTACCGTCGGTGTGGGTCGCCTCGACCCGGAAATCGCCCGTGATTTCAGCAACGTTGGCCCAATGGTTCGCGCCAGCGGCCACGCCCGCGATACCCGCGCCGACCATCCGTTTGTCGGTTATGGCCTGCTGCCGATGGAAGTCCACAGCGAGCAGGGCTGTGACGTCATTTCACGCCTCAAAGTGCGTATTAACGAAGTGTTTACCGCCCTGAATATGATCGACTACGGCCTCGACAATCTGCCGGGTGGCGCGCTGATGGTCGATGGTTTTACGTATATTCCGAACCGCTTCGCCCTCGGTTTTTCCGAAGCGCCTCGTGGGGACGATATTCACTGGAGCATGACCGGCGACAACCAGAAGCTGTACCGCTGGCGCTGCCGTGCGGCGACCTATGCGAACTGGCCGACGCTGCGTTATATGCTGCGCGGCAATACCGTTTCCGACGCACCGTTGATTATCGGTAGCCTCGATCCTTGCTACTCCTGTACCGACCGCATGACCGTCGTCGATGTGCGGAAGAAGAAAAGCAAAGTGGTGCCGTACAAAGAACTTGAGCGTTACAGCATTGAGCGCAAAAACTCGCCGCTGAAATAA
- a CDS encoding respiratory chain complex I subunit 1 family protein, with protein sequence MTYVLALIQALALFAFAPLLSGITRVARARMHNRRGPGVLQEYRDIIKLMGRQSVSPAAAGWVFRATPFVMAGVMLAIAATLPVVTVASPLPELGDLITLIYLFAVARFFFAISGLDTGSPFTAIGASREAMLGVLVEPMLLLGLWVAAQVAGSTHISSITDTLYHWPVARSIPLILALCACAFATFIEMGKLPFDLAEAEQELQEGPLSEYSGSGFGVIKWAISLKQLVVLQMFVGVFIPWGQMTSFSIGGLLLALIVAVVKVVIGVLIIALFENSMARLRLDITGRITWAGFGIAFLAFVSLLAAF encoded by the coding sequence ATGACCTATGTTCTTGCTTTAATTCAGGCGCTGGCGCTGTTTGCCTTCGCGCCGCTGCTTTCCGGCATCACCCGCGTGGCGCGTGCCCGAATGCATAACCGTCGCGGACCCGGCGTTCTCCAGGAGTACCGCGACATTATCAAACTGATGGGGCGTCAGAGCGTTTCGCCTGCCGCTGCCGGCTGGGTATTTCGCGCGACCCCGTTTGTGATGGCCGGCGTGATGCTGGCGATTGCCGCCACGCTGCCGGTGGTGACGGTCGCCTCTCCACTGCCGGAGCTGGGCGATCTGATCACCCTTATCTATCTGTTCGCCGTCGCGCGCTTTTTCTTCGCCATTTCAGGTCTGGATACCGGCAGCCCGTTCACAGCCATCGGCGCAAGCCGTGAAGCGATGCTGGGCGTGCTGGTGGAGCCGATGCTGCTGCTCGGCCTGTGGGTTGCTGCGCAGGTGGCTGGCTCCACGCACATTAGCAGCATTACCGACACGCTGTATCACTGGCCTGTTGCGCGCAGTATTCCGCTGATCCTCGCACTGTGTGCCTGTGCTTTCGCCACGTTCATCGAAATGGGCAAACTGCCGTTTGACCTTGCGGAAGCGGAGCAGGAGTTACAGGAAGGTCCGCTGTCTGAATACAGCGGCAGCGGTTTTGGCGTGATCAAGTGGGCTATCAGCCTGAAACAGCTGGTGGTTCTGCAAATGTTCGTCGGTGTATTTATCCCGTGGGGACAAATGACCAGCTTCAGCATCGGCGGTCTGCTGCTGGCGCTGATCGTGGCCGTCGTAAAAGTCGTTATCGGCGTGCTGATTATCGCGCTGTTCGAAAACAGCATGGCGCGGCTGCGTCTTGATATCACCGGACGCATTACCTGGGCCGGATTCGGTATTGCCTTTTTAGCTTTCGTCTCCCTGCTGGCGGCGTTTTAA
- the hycC gene encoding formate hydrogenlyase subunit 3, giving the protein MTAASLVSQAVVWYVASAVLAGVFCAGKRVSGAIAGIGGAIASAMVAIGGFQVLMSWMAAGSQGVSVNMAAIPYTHLSVELTGINAVWLVAIGLSALFISLFNISWHGHAQVKSNGLLVNVLMAAAVCAVTASNLGTLVVMAEVMALCAAFLTGCAQSGKLWFVLGRLGTLLLAIACWLTWQRYGSLNIGLVHLRVLQQPLGNDIWLLAVIGFGLLAGVIPLHSWVPQAHASASAPAAALFSTVVMKVGLFGLLTFTTLEVNVPLWWGVVLLVLGMITAFVGGLYALMEHNIQRLLAYHTLENIGIILLGLGVGVAGISLRSPLLMVLGFTGGLYHLVNHSLFKTTLFLGAGAVWFRTGHRDIEKLGGIGKKMPLISLAMLVGLMAMAALPPLNGFAGEWVIYQSFFALGNHSVFVARLLGPLLAVGLAITGALAVMCMAKVYGVTFLGAPRTKEAENATSAPWLMNISVGLAALSCIVGGIAAPWLLPLVGSLFHFSADATASVVSQPMIALLLIACPLLPFIIMMVFKRDRLSARSRGPAWVCGYDHERSMVITAHGFAMPVKEAFAPVLKLRKWLNPVRFIPGWQGDCIAVLCRRIALVELAVLVVIVVTRGA; this is encoded by the coding sequence ATGACGGCGGCTTCTTTAGTAAGCCAGGCGGTGGTCTGGTATGTCGCCAGCGCGGTGCTGGCAGGCGTGTTTTGCGCCGGGAAAAGAGTGAGTGGAGCCATTGCCGGGATCGGCGGTGCGATAGCAAGCGCCATGGTCGCCATTGGTGGTTTCCAGGTATTGATGAGCTGGATGGCTGCCGGCAGCCAGGGCGTGTCCGTCAACATGGCGGCGATACCTTATACGCATCTGAGCGTTGAGCTGACCGGTATTAATGCCGTATGGCTGGTGGCAATTGGCTTATCGGCACTGTTTATTAGCCTCTTCAACATTAGCTGGCACGGTCATGCACAGGTGAAATCCAACGGTCTGCTGGTCAATGTGCTGATGGCCGCGGCCGTCTGTGCGGTGACCGCAAGTAACCTTGGTACACTGGTGGTGATGGCTGAAGTCATGGCACTGTGCGCCGCATTTCTTACCGGTTGCGCGCAATCCGGCAAACTGTGGTTTGTACTGGGACGCCTGGGCACCCTTCTGCTGGCCATTGCCTGCTGGCTGACGTGGCAGCGCTACGGTTCGCTCAATATTGGTCTGGTGCACTTGCGCGTACTACAACAGCCGCTGGGCAATGATATCTGGCTACTTGCTGTCATCGGCTTTGGGCTGCTGGCAGGCGTCATCCCGCTGCACAGCTGGGTTCCGCAGGCCCACGCCAGTGCCAGCGCGCCTGCTGCGGCGCTATTTTCTACAGTGGTGATGAAAGTAGGGCTGTTTGGGTTACTGACCTTTACCACCCTGGAAGTGAATGTTCCGCTATGGTGGGGCGTCGTACTGCTGGTGCTGGGTATGATTACGGCCTTTGTTGGCGGCCTGTATGCGCTGATGGAGCACAATATCCAGCGTCTGCTGGCCTATCACACCCTGGAAAACATCGGCATTATCCTGCTGGGGTTGGGCGTTGGCGTGGCGGGTATATCGCTGCGTTCACCGCTATTGATGGTGCTGGGCTTTACCGGCGGACTCTATCACCTCGTTAACCACAGTCTGTTTAAAACGACGTTATTCCTGGGCGCAGGCGCGGTCTGGTTCCGTACTGGCCATCGCGACATCGAGAAGCTGGGCGGCATCGGTAAAAAAATGCCGCTGATTTCGCTGGCGATGCTGGTGGGTCTGATGGCGATGGCCGCGCTGCCGCCGCTGAACGGTTTTGCGGGCGAGTGGGTTATCTATCAATCGTTCTTCGCGTTAGGCAATCACAGCGTCTTTGTTGCGCGTCTTCTCGGACCGCTGCTGGCCGTCGGGCTGGCGATCACCGGTGCGCTGGCCGTGATGTGTATGGCAAAAGTCTACGGCGTTACCTTCCTTGGCGCACCGCGCACGAAGGAAGCGGAGAATGCAACGTCCGCGCCGTGGCTGATGAATATCAGCGTCGGTCTGGCTGCACTGAGCTGTATCGTCGGCGGTATCGCTGCGCCGTGGCTGCTGCCGTTAGTCGGTAGTCTCTTCCATTTCAGCGCCGACGCCACGGCCTCCGTGGTATCGCAGCCGATGATCGCTCTGCTGCTGATCGCCTGTCCGCTACTGCCGTTCATCATCATGATGGTGTTCAAACGCGACCGTCTGTCTGCCCGTTCACGCGGTCCGGCCTGGGTTTGCGGCTACGATCACGAACGGTCCATGGTCATTACCGCGCACGGTTTTGCGATGCCGGTAAAAGAGGCATTTGCGCCGGTGCTTAAGCTGCGCAAATGGCTGAACCCGGTGCGCTTCATTCCCGGCTGGCAGGGCGACTGCATCGCGGTTCTGTGCCGCCGTATTGCGCTGGTTGAGCTGGCGGTACTGGTAGTGATTGTGGTTACGCGAGGAGCCTGA